A single genomic interval of Homo sapiens chromosome 15, GRCh38.p14 Primary Assembly harbors:
- the PGPEP1L gene encoding pyroglutamyl-peptidase 1-like protein isoform 1 (isoform 1 is encoded by transcript variant 1): protein MKPRTLVELSKLGLGNETVVQLRTLELPVDYREAKRRVTGIWEDHQPQLVVHVGMDTAAKAIILEQSGKNQGYRDADIRSFWPEGGVCLPGSPDVLESGVCMKAVCKRVAVEGVDVIFSRDAGRYVCDYTYYLSLHHGKGCAALIHVPPLSRGLPASLLGRALRVIIQEMLEEVGKPKHRAQFEENSTMVLPAKGN from the exons GAGCTCTCCAAGCTGGGCCTGGGGAATGAAACAGTGGTGCAGCTGCGGACTCTGGAGCTGCCTGTAGATTACAGGGAGGCTAAGCGGAGGGTCACCGGAATCTGGGAAGATCATCAGCCGCAA CTCGTCGTGCATGTGGGCATGGACACCGCCGCCAAGGCGATCATTCTGGAACAGTCTGGCAAGAACCAAGGCTACCGGGACGCCGACATCCGCAGCTTCTGGCCCGAGGGCGGCGTGTGCCTACCTGGCAGCCCAGACGTGCTGGAGTCAGGGGTCTGCATGAAGGCAGTCTGCAAGCGCGTAGCTGTGGAGGGTGTCGACGTGATCTTTTCCCGAGATGCAGGCAG ATACGTCTGTGATTATACCTATTACCTGTCTCTGCATCATGGAAAGGGCTGCGCGGcactcatccatgtccctccactATCGCGCGGGCTCCCGGCCAGCCTGCTGGGAAGAGCCTTGAGAGTCATCATCCAGGAAATGCTGGAAGAGGTGGGAAAGCCCAAGCACAGAGCCCAGTTCGAAGAAAACTCAACCATGGTCCTTCCAGCCAAAGGGAACTGA
- the PGPEP1L gene encoding pyroglutamyl-peptidase 1-like protein isoform 2 (isoform 2 is encoded by transcript variant 2), translated as MDTAAKAIILEQSGKNQGYRDADIRSFWPEGGVCLPGSPDVLESGVCMKAVCKRVAVEGVDVIFSRDAGRYVCDYTYYLSLHHGKGCAALIHVPPLSRGLPASLLGRALRVIIQEMLEEVGKPKHRAQFEENSTMVLPAKGN; from the exons ATGGACACCGCCGCCAAGGCGATCATTCTGGAACAGTCTGGCAAGAACCAAGGCTACCGGGACGCCGACATCCGCAGCTTCTGGCCCGAGGGCGGCGTGTGCCTACCTGGCAGCCCAGACGTGCTGGAGTCAGGGGTCTGCATGAAGGCAGTCTGCAAGCGCGTAGCTGTGGAGGGTGTCGACGTGATCTTTTCCCGAGATGCAGGCAG ATACGTCTGTGATTATACCTATTACCTGTCTCTGCATCATGGAAAGGGCTGCGCGGcactcatccatgtccctccactATCGCGCGGGCTCCCGGCCAGCCTGCTGGGAAGAGCCTTGAGAGTCATCATCCAGGAAATGCTGGAAGAGGTGGGAAAGCCCAAGCACAGAGCCCAGTTCGAAGAAAACTCAACCATGGTCCTTCCAGCCAAAGGGAACTGA